The Calliopsis andreniformis isolate RMS-2024a chromosome 5, iyCalAndr_principal, whole genome shotgun sequence nucleotide sequence CCCTGTGGTAAGATTTTAACAGTCAATGCTTTTGATATATAATTAATAATCGAATTACATTACGGGAGActatataaaaaaattactACAACAAATGTATGAGTGAGCAAACTGACTGGGATTGCCATTTGTTGTAAAGCCACTACGGGTAGAATCGAACAAAATCGTTTCATTTGATTTATAGATTTCGATATTAAAACTAAGATGgactcaaattttttaataatgttACTCATATCGTTTTACCTTACAATTACAGTTTCAAAATATCTATAAACATTTTGAAAACCAGAGAATACTTTCGTATATCGAATACTTTCGTTTGCAAAAAGTACTAAGACAGTATAGAAACAATGCTGTAAGCGTTTTGTCTTACAATGAGACTTTTATCCAACTTTTATtgctttcgaattctcgaagaTGTCTGATTATATCTCGCGCCACTTTTTTCTTTACTATTTTTTCAAACCGTATGATTTTCCCGATACAGTTGTTATGTAATCAAACTCGTGAAAGGTGCGAAATATTTTTACAACCATAgaacttaaaaaataaaataaagaatttcATTATTTACATTCATTATTCAATTGAATCTATCATATTACCCGAAAATGTCTCGATTCTTTTATTCTCGAAAGCCAATAATATGTTCCAGTTCGCTCATTACGTCGTTTAACTTATTTATATTCGCGTGTAACAGATGTTTCTATGCACGTTAAACGTAACTGTACTTTCGTACATCGTGAATTATGAATTCGGAGTAGAGAGAATCGTCTGAACAGCATAGCGACTAAAAATCTATCACTGGGACGATAAAATAAAACTTCTTAAATGACCTTATTGCAATTTAAATTATTGTGCATAAAAAAAAGATTGGAAAACATCTATAATTCTTAACCATAATGTAATGATATATGCATACACTAGTAACGTTAGTAAATTATTAGTCACTCAGGAGCTACATAAATTAGCGATACTTAATCGAGTTaatatatttatgttttatcaCGAAAATCGTTAAAAAATCATTTAACAATTTATTATGTGAAGGTCAGAGATCGGTAAAGAGATCGATAGAAGAAACAGGTTTCTTATCACGCGTCATTTTACTAGGAATTTCATTACATCGAATAAGTAGCCCAACCCATAAATAAATCAGACAAACGGGGGGAATGACTAACGCGAGATTACGCGACCCATCGGCCACTTTCGGCCCACGCTATTTTATCACACGTTTAATCCGATCTTCACGCGTATAAGGTTATGATACGATAGTCCACGACTTTCAAATCGTATTATAATTTCTGCCTCATGAGTTACTACTTCTTCATGCTAGATTGAAGAATAATACTTCCTTATATATTGTATAGTTATTTCTCAATTATCGCCTTTCTTCCATCTGCTCATTCTTAGTGCCTGAGATATAGTATGCAATGCATTTAAGTTTCAAATGTTCTTTATATATCAACATatagtttttattatttttgtgtaTAACAATATTTACACAAATATACAAGTGACACACATTTTAGTAAATGCATGCTTCAATTACACAGCGTACCAcaaaaaataggatataaagaaTTTAGATCATACATCTTTCTTTTAGAGAGCTAAAAGGTTGTTAATGACTTTCAAATTGTTCACTTTAAAAACCAAGTTATGGGAATTGGAACCTGTTGCATATGCCAATTCATACATTACTTTATGTGTCCATTGAGTCTCATTTCTCTGTTCTAACATTAAACATCATGAATATTAATCAATGATGAGTAATTCAAATGCATATACACTCCCTCCATGGAATTATGATGCACTGTGAAAAATAGTTTTATCAATGAGTTACTATCTTTAGAGGAATAGTAACTGTAAATATCTTCTTTTTACAAAccttaaaaattgttaaaataagAGTTATACTCTAAGTCACActtacatattttttttttaccaGAAAAACAAGTACTACAATTTATCaagtatttaaattattttataaattaaatttatccATTTTTAACTTTCAATCATTCAAATGCTACAAATGCAATAACAAGAAATTAAAATCACTTCAGTTAATTGAGCATAATGTACTAGAGTAGTTTATGTTTCATCGTGAAATATTTAAGATCTTTAGACTTCTGAATTTGATTTCAAGGTAATGTATTGtaataaaatcataaaaaaCTGTGTCTCTCTTGTAATATATGCGATCAAACAAAAGCAACAAAGAATCATCTAAATATATACTCATCATATCCATCTTCACGAGACATAGAGTTTAATCgagcattttttatttttacaaaataaaatatttcgtgAGGTATGTACTGTACACATGGTGTGAGGTCATAAAAGAACTTAAATATAACACTTATCGAAGTATATCTACCATTAAATCGATATCACAATTCGCTTTTAACTGTTTCTCTTTTGAAAACATTTTGTTGTAGAATAGTATTTTCTGTTCGAGTACTATTCATTTTGCTATCTAATTGAGATAAactaatatttttataatattttctatACTTCTGTCTGATAAGTTTCACTTTGTGCTGATCTTCTTTGAGATCAGTTGTAGTGCCTAATATTAAATGTACATCTTTAATGTGTGCCAATTTTAGTAGAATGAGTTTTCTCTTATTCCTTGCGACTTTTCTTCCTAATAAACTTATATGTCTCATTAATCTTCGATAATCTCGAAGTAATTGTTGAATGATATCTAGGCACAGCCATCGTGTTCGGGCAATACAGGTATCTGGTAATTCACCAGTCCCAGATTGACAAATATTTACAAGCGCTTCGACATGCGAATCTCCATCCAAATTCGCCAAAACGAAGTTAACGAGATTAGGAATGGTAATTGGCAAAGAAAACGGATATACTGTGCTATCCTCTTTTCTGTAATAATAGAAGCAATAAAGTTGTTGTAGAGTATGATCATAATTGGCTTGACTTTAATTACCTTTTGGCAGGAAAAAAGAGAATAGATGGGAATCGATTCATATTATATTCCCAAGGCAAATCATTGTTATCACCATCAACCCTTACAAATAAAAGATGATCCATTTCACGTAAATAATGAGCCACTGTCAAGTATACATAAGATATTGCACTACAAAATGCACAATAAGGAGAATAGTACATTACAACCACATCCTGTGAAAATACCATTATAAGTAATATATTCTTTAGCTAAACTTTTATATTTCGATGCATCACGATATGTTAATTGTTTCTTTTAACTCACCTGTGTCGGATCTAGAATAGTATTTAAGAAAGTCTCAGTCGTTAATTCTGGTATACATATGTTCCGTGTATCCTTTGTTTCGCACTTAAGTTTAGTCTTAAACTTTTGCGTAAAACGCCGCGAATTATTAGAACGCAGCGAACGTTGTAAAAAGCCGTgagtataattattgataaattGAATAAGTGTATACCGATTGAAATCTTCCTGCATAACATATTGACTCTCatgctaaaataaaaaattatacattAATATATGTAACAACATAGAAACAAAACAAAATGTTGAAACTTACAGCAGCGTCTAATATAATAACAGCAGTTTTGTCCTTCTTTTTGAAGATGTCTATTCCAAGGCTTTCCGCAAAATGGAAATAATGTAAACTATCGATTGCTATTAACGCtaatgttttattaattttgcaCACTGactctgttaaatttatattcggAAGTTCGACTGAGTCGTGTGGAAATATGGGTTGCTGATATTTGTTTCCAGTTAACCACTTTTTACAATCTTGTTTTATGTACGCTTGTTTTACAGcgtttgaagatcgagaatcatTTTCATCCACCATGAATGATGATGTTTTGTACTTTTGACTGAAGAAAAAAAGAAGCGTTGTTGTGTTTAAAAATTATAAGTATTACAGCATAACTCTAAATAAACCATTTTATACCTTTCATGTTTGAATTCTTCTTGTAATTTGATCGTTACATGATCTTTGTTACAACAAACTTCATACCTCCCTTGTGCATCTTCTATACTAGAAACTTTGAAAATATCTATTTCTTTACACACATGGTTAAGTTTAAATTTATCAGAGGCTAGCTTACAAATGGACGCCTCCTTTTCTGCATTACTTAATACACTTTTTTCACATAAAGAACATTTATTCATTACAATATTAGCACAGCAACTATCGTTAATCCATCGTTGAATAGAAACACTTATAGATGGTTCatttaattgtttttttttctccTTTAAGAGTTTAATACATTGCTGACTTTTCTCAGAATGTCTAGCAACAGCTGTACGACGATTAAAATTCAGTTGTTTAATTATGTCTGTAGTCAGAATATTATCTCTACAGTTATAATACTGTAATCCAATTTCTCTGATCTAAAAtcgatattatttttaaatgtcCTTTGTATAGTATATTTATACTTATGCTATAACCCACCAgattgtaattgtaattttcaGGATGCAGAGGATTACGAGGTGTGAAGAGAAAAAGTACAGGCCCTTCCTTCAAATATGGTGCTAATGTTAATGCTTTTACACCAGGAGGCTGCAGCCATAATGCTGGTTGATGAATAGAGCTGCTAATCCAATTTAACATGTTTTCGGAAGTCCATTCAGAGTCTTCTGGATACCTCTACACATTTGAATTCTCACTCATTTAATCGTGCTATATATGCAAATGTTTCTGCTTTATGTATCCCATGTATTTAGAGAACTGTataagtatgaaaatattttcatGTACTTACTAGAGATTCATTCCACATGAGTAAATTTGCAGATGGAAATTTATAAATGCTGTGTTCCATTTCACTGGACAATGCATTGGTAACAATAGCAAAAACCAACTCTCTGTTGGGATCTCTTTCTAGTGAACGGATAGCAGCCTTATAGAATTCTTTATAGCCAGGAGTTCTATCCAATcgagtaaaattaaaataacctACCACCACAGCCtacaatattttgaaaaattacTTATCCAtcctattaaaaaaaaatgtcaAATTGTAAATTATATATTTAAGTTGTCTTGCAATGAATGCTACAACTGAGAGAGTTAATTCTGCATATAAGCATATACTAAAAACttcaaataaaattcaatagaatTATATTCTACATCTCAAGTTTGTAATTTAAATTTATCATGTTTCATCATGCTTTTAAATTCATTATGTCACTTGTGCATGATATTTCATCATACTTTTACATTCATTATATCACTTGTGGCAAGACACCCTGTATTGACTCACATCATAATTCACAAGTAATTCCATTAGGTGCTCTGTATGAGTTATTCGAACAATTGGATTCATAACTGCATGGAGAAAACGAATCATGTATGGAAAAGTACGAATACCCCTATATTGTATACCAGAATCCCTTGATGGATACAGCATTAATACTGGATAACTTTGAATCTTATTGTACTGAGCTCTACATTCTGAGCTTGGGTGCCAACAATTGATAGCAGCAAAAAAAATCTGGAAAACATAGTTCAAACTAGTTATACTAAAAtaacaaatatacaaattttcaattccTTAATGTTTTGAAAATTATTACTATATCTTATCATAATCATATATGATAGGAGTAAATTATTTACCTGTGTATGATAATACTGGGCTACTTTCTCAAATTCTTGCCGCACAGCTTGACTCTCTGCGTCCCATGGTGCATAATACATAACAAAACTGAAATCTGCTTCTGTAACTCTTTCTATCATAGCTCCTAAATGACCCTTATAAAAATCCAAGACAATCGAACTCTGGTTAAAGAATGGTTTTGCTATCGGAGGCTTTGATACTTTTGGTGGTCTGCAATGAAAATAATTTAACTAACACATATAGCATATtaaaagaacaaaaaaaaaaaaaaaaacaaagtatGATATACCAAAGATAAAAACAGTGTCAAATCACTGCAATACTTCCAAATCATGAAACATCTGTTAAACAGTGTCAAAAACTTGGAAGTCATGTTGCTTACAACGTAAAACCGACACGTTAAACGTCAATCAATTTTTAATCAGAAAATCGACATAACCTAAAAACTTACGAGCCATGTAGTGCAGCCAGGGTTGTAAAAGTGATAGCTAGGAGAAAACAGATTATTTCTCTGGCATAAGAGAACATTTTGTTGGCCAGTCTCTCTTCTATCGCGAGCCTCTGATTCGACTCCTTGGCCACGTCGTTACTTCCTGAGTCCGGTGCAATCGTGTACGAGTTATCAGCATTTCTTGGCGTGCTTGCTTCAAACTCTTCCTTCAACATTATCCGCGTAACAGCTAAGAGAAAATTAAAAACGAGAAACCACGGCGTGTTAGAGCTTCATCACACGTCCCTTCTTTAGTCCGATTCGTCAGTTCAACTACTACTTATTTAATTAGAAACAATTAGCCGGGTTTTTCGTGGATCTCTGTTGAGCTACCTGTATTTTCATAGACCGGAAACAGCTGACCGCTTGTCAACATATCGTTGATACACGACACGAAAGAATAATTATTGGATTGGGGCTACCTTTCAAGCGTGGAAGACCCAAGTGAACCCAAGCAAGAACCATTGTGAAGTAATATCTGAAGCGCAGATCAGGAGATTGTTAATCGAAAGTCAAATTTGACAAAAAATAAAGTTTGTTCGCATAATTACAAAtgttttctaaatttaaatttagtACTACAAAAAGTTATTTCTCATGTTTTTGTTATGGTTTCATGCTCATTTAATTGCAATGCAGTTCTTTAATACACCATAGGTACACCACTACATAGCTATATATCTATGAATCCTGTGTAAAAATTAAGGATGCAATAACTACTATATGGTTGTAATAtttttcctgtaatatgattacAGTTTCAGAATGTTATAAAATATGTTTAATATACAGTTGAAAGTTCTGAAAGACTCACAAATCAAATAACAGTTTACCTGAAGGTAGCTATAATGAAGAATCTGCTAATCTTTATACCGGACAGTCTTTACAAAGAAAAGCCTGGATATGTGTTTGGTAAAGtcatatatgatggcaacaaaggagttaacaaattttatattattgGAATAAGTAAAGTAGATAATTTAGAcatgataaaatgcaatagtaaCATAATTGGATATTATTCTGGAACAGAGCACAAACGTGGATATGTAGATAAAAAATATTTGGATTGGATTAATATAAGTTTGCAACCAAATATTTCCTCTAAAGAAATCAATTATGATTATAACATAAAAGCCATTATAGTTAATAACAAAAGAGTTTCTACACTACATTGTCATACAGTTATTACGATATATGATCAGGTGGCTCTGAGTAGAACAGAGTTGTTTCATCAAACATTTGGCAATTACTTTTATGAATTAATGAAAATAGTACAAAGCAAGCAAATAGAAGGAgagttaaaaaaaaaaggaaaatttaCATATATAAAAGAAACTTTACTTGTCTATCACATGCTCTTATATTTTTATCCAGTTCTCTTCCTGAATAAAGTAACAAACAAATTATtgccaattttaaaatattccttTCTTGGAGTACATGTTAACGGTTGGCTGGAAAATGTGAAATGGATGCTaattacaataataaaaaataagagatttacattaAAAACTGGGAATTATGCTTTTGCATTGATAATAGACATGTTATTGGGAATATTTATTCTGCAGTTATTACTACATTACTTTGAATATACATCTCCATCTCAAATACTATTAAATAATGCAGAGGCAAGTTACAAATCTAAtaacattaaaataattataacattATGTTTGGTTTTTTACATGAATATATGTTTTACAGAAAGTTGTAGCACTTTTAAGGGATTTGATAAATTGGCTAATGGGAGCTCCAGCTGGTTTAAAATTGAACCATGTCCTAAACAATATGCTTGGAAAATTTTTCTTATATCATATACACTTATGGTggacatttttaatatttatgaaaCCTGTAATGGATTTTGCTTTCGAAATATTAGTATTATTTGGAAAACTAGGCATAACATTtcaaatagcaatagcagctgatCTTCTAGCTGTTGTTAGTTTCCATGCATATTGCATTTATGTTTATGCAGCAAGGTATAAaactccatcctataaaatatacaatgaaAACATTAATTCACGTTTTTCTACTAGGTTATTTAATATCCAATTAAAAGGCATTACCGCTTTATTCAGACTATTTTTGGGCAAGAAAAAAAATCCATTGAGAGAAAGAGTAGATTCATGTCAATATCAACCTGACCAACTGTTTGTAGGGACTCTATTATTCACAATTCTGTTGTTTCTCATGCCCACAACATGGGTCTATTATGCAGTATTTACTACGGTACATTAAAAATGATACATTTAAATTTTACGTCTATATTCAATAGATAATAGTTCCTTTTTACAGCTTAGACTAGCACTAATTGGTTTTGGAGGTTTCTTGACCAGAATGAAATTTTACCTTCAAATTATACctttatatacattttttaaatggtTATTTCATTCTTACAATACTCGCAGTAAGTAAACTATTCATATATGCATAGTAGGATCTCGATTAGGTTTAACCTGGATAGGTCAATGCTAATTTTTGTTAGTAAAAAAAGAAACACCAGATAATTGGGACCCCAGTTGTTTGAGATTAAGAACAATCCTGAACcagttaatcgaggttctatttatttttgacTACATATAATTAGATTGATTATAAATTTCTAATGATATAGTATTTATTATTGACTTATTTCTACTTTGTATATTGTAGgtattgttaatattaaaatacattcaCATCAATCAGAAGgaccaataatattaataatgacaATGGTAATAGCACCATGGCATTATACGTGGGATAAATGTATACCAGATACAGTTGTTAAGCATCCTCCAATTGAATGGAATAAGATAATAAGGAATATAATATGGGGTGAATTGTTATATccattataaatatttattcataATTTTCTATAACTAAAAACCTTTTTTACACTACATAattgtaataaaataatatttatttaagacATAGGGCCTTTTATTTGCTTCCTACTCTCTGCAGCTTTAACTCCATATAAATATTCTTGCACTTGTGGATGGACTTCTTGTGAAAGTTTTTCatcaatatcattttcttccctAAGTAcaccaaaataaataaaaaaagcagCTAGAGATGCTGATACAACAAGTCCCTGATACCATGGTTGTGTGTCAGCTCTTGTACGTGTATGCTCAGCAGGAGCTGTTGCAGCTGCAGTTTTTGAAAACTGTATGGGTTTATCAAATTCATCTCCTTCGTACGGGTTTGCAGCATACCTTTTTGAACTGGTATTATATTTTGATGTAGAACATGTTTGAAGAACAGTAtttctaaaaaatattaatttctttattgttattattatactaCCAAAAATACTTATTATGTATTACACATAACCTCCCTCACATAAATGTTTTGAAAccataatagaaaaaaaaaacattgcGTACTTTTCTTATATTTTAATGTACCTTGTTAATAAAGCTGTTTCATTCTTAATTTGTGATACGATGTAGATCAATTTTATACGCATCATATTTACGAGTTAAATGTACACTGATATCAACTTATGCACGCATTCTCTAAAGTTTACTATAGTTCGACAATTCTTTCGTTGTAAATGCCTACAGATCACTTAATAATTAACCAAACTACTTTGTTATACATTCGTTTTATGGTGAAATAAAAGTCAATTATTATGAGTGAAATACTTGTAATAGTTTCTTGTCTTTTCGATGTTCTTATTCCTATTTCTTAATCACTATAAACAGACCTCTCCACATGTGCGGCGGCAATCAATTTTAAAAGTGGttactatttttttatattattttatatttgttattCAATTTTTATCTAAGAATAACGGCAAGAAGGTTATTTTAACTTGATAAATTACACGTCATTTCTTTGTGTAAAGTAGTTGAGTAGTTTTCTATTACTATGGGCTCCGATAGCACGTCAAAATTTGAGGTTAAGGATTCAAAATCCCGAAAACGAACGAAGAAAAAAGATAAATCGAAAGGTGAACACACGATAATTCTTGTTTATATTTGATAATTCTATTTTTATGACACTATATTGATGACACGAATATTTTTGCTAATTAAGTCATAAGACAAGTCTCTTTAAGGATCTATACTATGTAATGTATGTTTACTGATGGAGTAAATGATTTTAGACAATCTCTTACAGATTTTATGAATGAAACAAGTAGTAATGCAAATGCACTGGAAGACAACAGCAATCATATAAAAGAAACTGACAAACAGAATAGAATACGCAAAAAGAAAAAGCAAACAAAGCAGAAAACAAGTAATGGTAGCAACTTTGACAATATTTGTAACGAGACAGTAGAAAGCGATAAACAGGATAATAATCATGTTGACATggaggaaagtaaaaatgaagaAGAATCGGACACTGAAGTAACTTCTTCAAAAAGACAAAAAATCaagtaaataattaaattttttcttGTAGTCGTCTAATATATTAAACTAAACTGATTTTTGTTGTTTCAGAATTTCAAATACAGACAGCAGTCTTGAAGACAAAGACAATAGTAAAAGTGATACTAAAAAGCCAAAGCAACCTTCTAAAAGACAACTAAAAAGAGAAAAGGCTGAAAAAAAAGAGAATGAAAAGAGAGAGGCCAATAGATTAGAAGCAATGAAAAAAGGATTAAGTTATGTTTCAAAGGTATTTCAAAGATTTTACTATAAAGCAATTTTAAACAAGAGCGTATCTTAACAAAACCTACCTTTCAACTTACACAATCTTATTTTCAGTGGAAACATGCACGAAGTGaatggaaatttgaaaaattaagacAAATTTGGTTAATAGATAACTTACTAGATGAGACTTCCATTCCAAATGATATTTTTCCCACTGTTTTAGAATATTTTGAAGGATGTAAAGGAATGGCAAGAGAACAACTGTTAAAAAAGAGTATGGATTTCATAAAAAAGGTAGAGGAGAATGAAgaagataaaaatgaaacagaatcTATTGCTTACCAAAGGGCAAGAAAACTTTTGCAAGCTTTACCTACTGAAACCTAATTTGAGATAGTATTTAAAAAAGGCAACAGATTGTTTTATGTTTTGGTGTTGAAACTGTACTAATCAGTAAGCATAACTATTGGAACATTAAATAcccatttaaatttgaatactcTTTGGATATTATGCTTAGAAATTTTTCATGTTACTTTCTTTGTGACACTGAAAAGATACTATTCAAATTATTGCATGTAATATTACATGTTAGCATCACTTATAAATATTGATAAGCATGTGTATGTAACTATATTAAATGtttgtaaataattaaacaataaAATTTATCTGTTTATTACATGAAAAGGATTTATTTAACAATTGAATAATTTCCTCTAAATTAACAGTTTACAAAATCAAGGACTATACATAATTAAAAAGTTGCaccttgtacattatgcttattactgtaAAAAAGCATCTTCATACAGAATATTATACAAGTATCCCATTTACTACGGGACCATTTCAAGGCAAATCTcaattaaaagaaattaaattacTCTGTATACTTATCTACAAACTGTCTAAGTTTATCTTCATCTTGAAGGCCAACAATTCTGTCTAAAACCTTTCCATCCTTCATTGCTATTAACACTGGGATAGATCCAATCTATGCACA carries:
- the LOC143179768 gene encoding uncharacterized protein LOC143179768 is translated as MMRIKLIYIVSQIKNETALLTRNTVLQTCSTSKYNTSSKRYAANPYEGDEFDKPIQFSKTAAATAPAEHTRTRADTQPWYQGLVVSASLAAFFIYFGVLREENDIDEKLSQEVHPQVQEYLYGVKAAESRKQIKGPMS
- the LOC143179612 gene encoding uncharacterized protein LOC143179612 encodes the protein MKNLLIFIPDSLYKEKPGYVFGKVIYDGNKGVNKFYIIGISKVDNLDMIKCNSNIIGYYSGTEHKRGYVDKKYLDWINISLQPNISSKEINYDYNIKAIIVNNKRVSTLHCHTVITIYDQVALSRTELFHQTFGNYFYELMKIVQSKQIEGELKKKGKFTYIKETLLVYHMLLYFYPVLFLNKVTNKLLPILKYSFLGVHVNGWLENVKWMLITIIKNKRFTLKTGNYAFALIIDMLLGIFILQLLLHYFEYTSPSQILLNNAEKVVALLRDLINWLMGAPAGLKLNHVLNNMLGKFFLYHIHLWWTFLIFMKPVMDFAFEILVLFGKLGITFQIAIAADLLAVVSFHAYCIYVYAARLFNIQLKGITALFRLFLGKKKNPLRERVDSCQYQPDQLFVGTLLFTILLFLMPTTWVYYAVFTTLRLALIGFGGFLTRMKFYLQIIPLYTFFKWLFHSYNTRSIVNIKIHSHQSEGPIILIMTMVIAPWHYTWDKCIPDTVVKHPPIEWNKIIRNIIWGELLYPLFSITMGSDSTSKFEVKDSKSRKRTKKKDKSKDFMNETSSNANALEDNSNHIKETDKQNRIRKKKKQTKQKTSNGSNFDNICNETVESDKQDNNHVDMEESKNEEESDTEVTSSKRQKIKISNTDSSLEDKDNSKSDTKKPKQPSKRQLKREKAEKKENEKREANRLEAMKKGLSYVSKWKHARSEWKFEKLRQIWLIDNLLDETSIPNDIFPTVLEYFEGCKGMAREQLLKKSMDFIKKVEENEEDKNETESIAYQRARKLLQALPTET
- the LOC143179765 gene encoding thioredoxin domain-containing protein 11, translating into MLKEEFEASTPRNADNSYTIAPDSGSNDVAKESNQRLAIEERLANKMFSYAREIICFLLAITFTTLAALHGSPPKVSKPPIAKPFFNQSSIVLDFYKGHLGAMIERVTEADFSFVMYYAPWDAESQAVRQEFEKVAQYYHTQIFFAAINCWHPSSECRAQYNKIQSYPVLMLYPSRDSGIQYRGIRTFPYMIRFLHAVMNPIVRITHTEHLMELLVNYDAVVVGYFNFTRLDRTPGYKEFYKAAIRSLERDPNRELVFAIVTNALSSEMEHSIYKFPSANLLMWNESLRYPEDSEWTSENMLNWISSSIHQPALWLQPPGVKALTLAPYLKEGPVLFLFTPRNPLHPENYNYNLIREIGLQYYNCRDNILTTDIIKQLNFNRRTAVARHSEKSQQCIKLLKEKKKQLNEPSISVSIQRWINDSCCANIVMNKCSLCEKSVLSNAEKEASICKLASDKFKLNHVCKEIDIFKVSSIEDAQGRYEVCCNKDHVTIKLQEEFKHESQKYKTSSFMVDENDSRSSNAVKQAYIKQDCKKWLTGNKYQQPIFPHDSVELPNINLTESVCKINKTLALIAIDSLHYFHFAESLGIDIFKKKDKTAVIILDAAHESQYVMQEDFNRYTLIQFINNYTHGFLQRSLRSNNSRRFTQKFKTKLKCETKDTRNICIPELTTETFLNTILDPTQDVVVMYYSPYCAFCSAISYVYLTVAHYLREMDHLLFVRVDGDNNDLPWEYNMNRFPSILFFPAKRKEDSTVYPFSLPITIPNLVNFVLANLDGDSHVEALVNICQSGTGELPDTCIARTRWLCLDIIQQLLRDYRRLMRHISLLGRKVARNKRKLILLKLAHIKDVHLILGTTTDLKEDQHKVKLIRQKYRKYYKNISLSQLDSKMNSTRTENTILQQNVFKRETVKSEL